The proteins below are encoded in one region of Thermoplasmatales archaeon:
- a CDS encoding ERF family protein: protein VQNEIKNPKSSEINPYYRSKYAPLPDILNLVRPLLNKHGLVIYQDVGSTRDGAICVRTHLIHESGESLTTSPLYMKPEAKGNKGSTPQAMGSAITYARRYQILALLGIASEDDDANLASRPRPTTTPRPTR from the coding sequence AAGTGCAGAATGAGATAAAAAACCCAAAGAGTAGTGAAATAAACCCTTATTATCGCAGTAAATATGCTCCATTACCTGATATTTTGAACTTGGTGAGGCCGCTTCTTAATAAACATGGTCTTGTCATCTACCAAGATGTAGGTTCAACAAGAGACGGGGCAATTTGTGTGAGAACCCACCTCATTCATGAAAGTGGGGAATCATTAACCACAAGTCCATTATACATGAAACCGGAAGCTAAAGGAAACAAAGGTTCTACACCCCAAGCCATGGGATCCGCAATAACCTACGCAAGGAGATACCAAATTTTAGCGCTCCTTGGAATCGCAAGCGAAGACGACGATGCCAACCTCGCATCACGGCCACGACCAACAACAACTCCAAGGCCTACCAGGTGA